In Podospora pseudopauciseta strain CBS 411.78 chromosome 2 map unlocalized CBS411.78m_2, whole genome shotgun sequence, the genomic stretch AGATGGTAAAACATGATATTACCAAAATACCGCTTCTTCCACGCCACCCTTGATTCTCAGCCAACAAAAGTCTTGATTGTCACTTTCAAAAGATGTCGTTTGGTAGGACTCGTTCTTTTCGCCCAGTCCCTTGCTTGTCCTAATCACCGAGCTATGGTCGACTCAGCGGCACAGCTGTAGCCTATCAGCACCCAATCTGCAAAAAGATGTGTTTCAAGGACTTCTTTCAAACGTCCACTAATCTGCCACTAATAGTTAGCAGCATTTGGCCCTCAGCGCCCCCGCAGCGGGCATCCTTCTTCAATCTCCATTTTCCAGCCCTGTGGTTTGAACTGTTGGGACCCCTGTTTGTGTCGACAGCTCAACGGCGGCTGGTGCTGCGCCCTCCCTGGGGAAACATCTTTCTCTTGCctagcaccaccacccctcctttttttttctttctttattttaatcTTCTTTGTTTCTCTCCCTCTCGAACCTGACTACGGCTCCAGGTCTGTATGCTCACCACGCGATTGACTCATTGATCCTCGGTGCGCGCAACAATGGGCTTCTTCTCGCGCATAAAAAAGAACAAGTCgcttgatggcggtggtggtggggcggCGCATTACGATCCTAGGTTCAGCAATGACCAAACGACAACACCACGATCCAACAGTTATGACCCGAGAGATTACCAACTATCCGGCTCTGGGTTCAGGGCCATGGTGACGGGCAATTCCCCTAGATTGATTGCCCAACTGCCTGAGGGGGTGCTACGGCGTATCTTCGGACTGGTGTGCCCCCATGCCAGGGACGAGAGCTACGAGACGTTTGAGGGGAGCGCAATGATGattgttgggggggaagaggagaggtgCATGCTTTGTGACATGAGGGATTTGGCGCATTGCGTTGGGGTGTGTagacggtggaggggggagggggtcaaGGTTTTGTATGTGTCTCCATTCATTGCAACACAGGACAATGCTGATATTCTGGTTgcgggggggggttgaaaaGGTATCATAGTATACGACTCGATCCGGTGCATTACTGCCCTCTGGAACCAATTCTTTCTGATCGAAGAAAACGCCGCTCGTTTTTTGACAGGAATGGCTCGCCGGAGGATCCGTGTTTGATGAGGCTGAAGCTGCTGTGTCGGACGTTGAGAGAGGACCCGGTTAGGAGGGGGGCGTTGGTGAGATATCTCAAGATGCCGTACATGCTTAGGGAAGCGGCGCAGGCGGATTTGGCGAGGACAATTGCGGTTACGCCGGGGTTGAGATATGTTGATTTACCAGAGGGCTTGTTTACCGACGAGCCGGGGTTTGTGACGTTGCGGCTGGAGGTCCAGGCGAGGTGtttggagttgaggaagatgagctACATGCGCGGGAGCGAGAACTCTTTGCAGGCGCTGGCGACGGGGAGGGTGTGGACGAGgctggaggtgttggagctGAATAGGATAGGGATAGACggggggatgttgaggttggtgttgggtgggttgggggggttgaaggcgCTGAAGATGTCGGAGATGGATGTCGGGGATGAAGTTTTTTCAAGTGGATGGGAGGAGCAGCTGCCTCCTTTTCCGGGGACGATCGAGGAGTTGGTTTTGACCGACTGCAAGAATATCACTGGGGATGGCCTGAGGTCGTGGCTATCCACCTCCCCTGAATCACGAGAGCGGCTCCGGGTGCTGACCCTTAACAACACTGGTGTCCGCGTTTGGGGGCTACACTCGATCATATCCCTCGCTCGCGGATTGAAACACCTCTCCATCGTCGAAAGGGTCACCGTCGCCATGCCTTCCTCTCCAgacctccaacccctcagGAGCACCACCCTCGAAACCCTCCGCTACGAAATCACCTCCGCGACCCCAACCAAGAAATACGGCTCCCCACCACACAACTCCTCAAGCATAACATCATCCTACTACACCTACCtggccacctccctcctATCAGGCGGCCTGCCACAACTCCGCTCCGCCTACGTAAGGGACACCACCTTccccgacctcctcctcggcttaCCGCCTCTCCCTTTACCCTCCTTTAGTTCCTCCCCCGCCCGACCaggcagctcctcctccataaCACCCTTTTCGTCATCCCCATCAAGACCCGCCAATTTCGGTGGTCTCCCCCCCTTACAACCCGGCTCCTCACtgcccaactccaaccccttctcccccggcCACCGCCCCCAAGGCAGCCTGTCCAGCCTCTCCCCCTTTGGTCtgaaccaacaacaaaccaatcgcttcagcagcaacaaccccttcgccagcctcaccaccgcccacaacgccttcctcaacctccccgcaAAGCTGGAAGTTTTTACAAAATCCGAAGAGGACGACGCGCTAAACTGGAATTTTGTCCgcatcggcggcggcggtggcggcggtggaagaCAAAACAAGGGGGAGAGACCACTAAGCAGTTACGGCTTGGGTGCTGATATCTTGGGTGACGCAGGCGGTTGGAGCTCTGGTGCCGGGGCAAGGAGGAGCGTGCttgttggtgggaggggggagggaggcgggtTTTTGGCTGTTCCCACTGATGTGCCGAGGAGAAGACAAGAGGAggaacagcaacaagaagagTGGCCTAGGCCGAGGACGcgggacggggaggggaagagggagaggttggattTGTGGAGGTGATATATACACGATACAATGGCGTGGCTGGGACAATGAAAGGGTTGATAATGGGATACATGAATGGCATatgacgatgatgggttgAGTTGGGATGGGATATATAcagctttttttctttgggagcgaatttttttttttttttgacgAGCGTGGGCAAAAAAGGAATTTGTGTGTACtatacccccccttttttttttttttttttttttttttttttttttctttttactgGCAGGAACCTATCTACTCAGGCAGAAAAGCATAACCGCATTCCAATTTTCACATTTCAAGAATACAAATATCATCTCATGTTCTGAATAACGTTAGACTGCCTTGGCCGCTTTAACATGACCTACAACctcacacaacacaacatcaACCTTACAGCCTGTTGAGACACCATAAACAAAAATCTCATCAATCATAGTACATTACACCCCAAATACATCCCGGAACTTTCAATATGCATGTCGCATACAATCTACACAATGTGCTTAACTAGGTACATACAATAATTTCAAAAAagcctcccccctcccatccattCAATCCATGAACCATTTCCCTTCTCGTACACCCACCCAACACCAATTTTTTTCAGAAACTTATTTTTCGTCCCATGAATATGCTAGACTCAATGCTTGCTAATTATACTAACCGGGCACGCTCAAAGAAAATAGACCGGCTCTTGCTTAGTTGCCGTTGACGTGAGGGGGCGTCGCCGCTCCGCTGGGTTGCTTGGTTCGAAGGGTGAGAGGGAACGGGTACTCATCGgggtcctcttcctcactgTCGTATCAAGGTCAACAACGGTTTCAAAGCAAAAAATGCAGTAGACCAAAAGTAAAACTTACGGAAGCTTCCACGCGACGTAGTCC encodes the following:
- a CDS encoding uncharacterized protein (EggNog:ENOG503Q4MW; COG:S); its protein translation is MGFFSRIKKNKSLDGGGGGAAHYDPRFSNDQTTTPRSNSYDPRDYQLSGSGFRAMVTGNSPRLIAQLPEGVLRRIFGLVCPHARDESYETFEGSAMMIVGGEEERCMLCDMRDLAHCVGVCRRWRGEGVKVLYHSIRLDPVHYCPLEPILSDRRKRRSFFDRNGSPEDPCLMRLKLLCRTLREDPVRRGALVRYLKMPYMLREAAQADLARTIAVTPGLRYVDLPEGLFTDEPGFVTLRLEVQARCLELRKMSYMRGSENSLQALATGRVWTRLEVLELNRIGIDGGMLRLVLGGLGGLKALKMSEMDVGDEVFSSGWEEQLPPFPGTIEELVLTDCKNITGDGLRSWLSTSPESRERLRVLTLNNTGVRVWGLHSIISLARGLKHLSIVERVTVAMPSSPDLQPLRSTTLETLRYEITSATPTKKYGSPPHNSSSITSSYYTYLATSLLSGGLPQLRSAYVRDTTFPDLLLGLPPLPLPSFSSSPARPGSSSSITPFSSSPSRPANFGGLPPLQPGSSLPNSNPFSPGHRPQGSLSSLSPFGLNQQQTNRFSSNNPFASLTTAHNAFLNLPAKLEVFTKSEEDDALNWNFVRIGGGGGGGGRQNKGERPLSSYGLGADILGDAGGWSSGAGARRSVLVGGRGEGGGFLAVPTDVPRRRQEEEQQQEEWPRPRTRDGEGKRERLDLWR